A stretch of the Solanum dulcamara chromosome 6, daSolDulc1.2, whole genome shotgun sequence genome encodes the following:
- the LOC129891534 gene encoding BTB/POZ domain-containing protein At2g24240, which yields MGIQKDRVKFNVGGRIFETTATTLANAGRNSLFGAMFDDEWNLNSDATIIEHFIDRNPNCFSVLLDLLRTGELYLPQNLPEKLLYREALFYGLLDHVRSAKWGPFDGNRLHLARSVTGQAPGDGTAIRAGPDGGCCVAHGSMVHVYDWMMEEHPPINLDYQRVNDAGWVDSQNIVLSACERLGKGDGGMGLFSASGGELRYKFNVTHENQVKSYTAGALSFSSDYKLFSSCKGRSNEYGIGVWDQVTGKQIDFFYEPPGWSLGEADKLQWLHGTNCLLVATLFPRKDNCYISLLDFRDKSMVWSWSDVGAPITDERRVRDAIAMEETSSICVVNEYEDLGFMDLRRSAGSVRWSSRSRLMKGKMPDEPCYPKLALHEGQLFSSMNDCISVFCGPDWVLTSRLRRSYGGSICDFSIGGDRLFALHSEENVFDIWETSPPPII from the coding sequence ATGGGGATTCAGAAAGACAGGGTGAAATTTAATGTTGGTGGTAGAATTTTCGAAACTACAGCGACAACATTAGCCAATGCTGGTCGGAATTCACTATTTGGAGCTATGTTTGATGATGAATGGAACTTGAATTCTGATGCCACAATCATTGAACACTTTATTGATAGGAACCCTAATTGTTTCTCAGTCCTTCTTGACTTACTTAGAACAGGGGAGCTTTATTTACCTCAAAATCTTCCTGAAAAATTGTTGTATAGAGAGGCTTTGTTTTATGGTCTTTTAGATCATGTCAGGTCAGCTAAATGGGGTCCATTTGATGGAAACAGGCTTCATCTGGCCCGTTCAGTAACTGGCCAGGCTCCTGGTGATGGCACCGCCATCCGGGCTGGCCCGGACGGCGGGTGTTGTGTGGCTCATGGTAGTATGGTtcatgtgtatgattggatGATGGAGGAGCATCCTCCTATTAATCTTGATTATCAAAGGGTGAATGATGCTGGTTGGGTTGATTCTCAGAATATTGTGTTGAGTGCTTGTGAAAGATTAGGTAAAGGGGATGGGGGTATGGGGTTGTTTAGTGCATCGGGTGGGGAGTTGAGGTATAAATTTAATGTCACACATGAAAATCAAGTCAAGAGTTATACTGCTGGCGCGCTTAGTTTTAGTTCAGATTATAAGTTGTTTTCTAGTTGTAAAGGTAGAAGTAATGAGTATGGTATTGGTGTATGGGATCAAGTTACTGGTAAACAGATTGATTTTTTCTACGAGCCGCCCGGTTGGTCTCTTGGTGAAGCTGATAAGTTGCAATGGTTACATGGTACAAACTGTTTGTTAGTTGCTACTTTGTTTCCAAGGAAGGATAATTGTTACATCAGTTTGTTGGATTTTAGAGACAAGAGTATGGTTTGGTCATGGTCTGACGTTGGTGCGCCTATAACTGACGAGAGAAGAGTTAGGGACGCGATAGCAATGGAGGAAACGAGTTCAATATGTGTTGTTAACGAGTATGAAGATTTGGGGTTTATGGATTTGAGGAGGAGTGCTGGAAGTGTAAGGTGGAGTTCAAGAAGCAGGCTGATGAAAGGGAAAATGCCGGATGAGCCATGTTATCCTAAACTGGCATTGCACGAGGGACAGTTGTTCTCATCGATGAACGACTGCATCTCTGTGTTCTGTGGCCCTGATTGGGTTCTTACATCAAGGCTTCGACGAAGCTATGGTGGTTCCATTTGTGATTTCTCTATTGGTGGTGACCGTCTTTTCGCTCTTCATAGCGAGGAAAATGTGTTCGATATATGGGAGACATCGCCTCCACCAATAATATGA